In Gammaproteobacteria bacterium (ex Lamellibrachia satsuma), a single genomic region encodes these proteins:
- a CDS encoding GNAT family N-acetyltransferase, translated as MESQIITRWSDFDQLKEGWDALLKNSWADTVFLTWDWIQAWREAVHEAVEPFVVVVRDDKGDLVGLAPFYMAELRLLNLVSFKTLRIMADYATGAEYPDWIVSRHVEKEAVQVIVSALLEANGRWDTIWMPHMTGWTGNIENISSACQTGGLPHRYRATRFGYFDLPETMAQFEAHFFGERLQELRDERSALLCRENVEITRCTNKADLPGLLEALFELHDRRWSLAGGAGRKPYEAEFYRLFVQRVFDEGLLRLAAITDGGKIEAIQIGSIYNNHYLLLQEALNPDAVPGVGEVLRALVIEDCINAGVKGYDFLMGADEEKRRWGAEERSGYDLFIGSPNLKTRLLFSKEIWPTGRFLTQSRQN; from the coding sequence ATGGAATCCCAAATTATTACCCGCTGGTCAGATTTTGATCAGCTCAAGGAAGGCTGGGATGCGTTGCTGAAAAACTCATGGGCGGATACGGTTTTTCTTACCTGGGACTGGATCCAGGCCTGGCGGGAGGCGGTCCATGAGGCGGTGGAGCCCTTTGTCGTTGTGGTGAGAGACGACAAGGGTGACCTCGTGGGTTTGGCCCCTTTCTATATGGCAGAGTTGCGTCTGCTGAATCTGGTCTCCTTCAAGACGCTTCGGATCATGGCGGACTATGCCACCGGTGCGGAGTACCCTGACTGGATTGTGTCCCGGCATGTGGAAAAAGAGGCGGTGCAGGTGATTGTCAGTGCGCTGCTCGAGGCCAATGGGAGATGGGATACCATCTGGATGCCGCACATGACCGGCTGGACCGGCAACATTGAAAATATCAGTAGCGCCTGTCAGACAGGCGGCCTACCCCATCGCTACAGAGCCACCCGCTTCGGCTACTTTGACCTGCCTGAGACGATGGCGCAGTTCGAAGCACATTTCTTTGGCGAAAGACTGCAGGAATTACGTGACGAACGGTCTGCACTTCTTTGTAGAGAAAATGTGGAGATCACCCGTTGTACCAACAAAGCGGATCTGCCGGGACTCCTGGAGGCGTTGTTTGAGTTGCATGATCGACGGTGGAGCCTGGCGGGTGGTGCAGGGCGCAAACCCTATGAAGCGGAATTCTACCGTTTGTTTGTGCAGCGGGTTTTCGATGAAGGTTTGCTTAGGCTTGCGGCGATAACAGATGGTGGGAAGATAGAGGCGATTCAGATCGGCTCTATCTACAACAACCACTATCTTCTGCTTCAGGAGGCCTTGAATCCCGACGCTGTGCCGGGGGTGGGAGAGGTATTGCGCGCCCTTGTCATCGAAGATTGTATTAATGCCGGGGTCAAAGGTTATGATTTTCTGATGGGTGCTGACGAGGAGAAACGTCGTTGGGGGGCAGAGGAGAGGAGCGGCTACGATCTGTTTATCGGCTCCCCCAACCTCAAGACCCGTCTGCTGTTCAGTAAAGAGATCTGGCCGACCGGCCGATTTCTTACGCAATCCAGACAGAACTAA
- a CDS encoding DUF2764 family protein, with the protein MSRDSCITLITSLPYAGELFAVSQTPISRIQLESRLSFLTPEDAAQLQAIEGLLWWSSHSHETSDAEIAVETKRLLAELNNEWLRQLVRQRMEFRTLVAALRRRRRGESAPDLNADWGFGRWLGVIHRNWSEPGFSLERAFPWVLEANRLLREEDHLGLERLLLGEQWRSLDQQGEGHYFDFEAVVAYVLKWGIMDRWSSYHGEGAVRRFENVLDAAVGEYAQMFA; encoded by the coding sequence ATGTCTAGAGATTCCTGCATTACCCTGATCACTAGTCTGCCCTATGCGGGGGAGCTCTTTGCTGTGTCTCAGACACCGATCTCACGCATCCAGCTTGAATCGCGGTTGAGTTTTCTGACGCCGGAAGATGCAGCGCAATTGCAGGCTATTGAAGGGCTGCTGTGGTGGTCCTCTCATTCCCATGAAACGTCTGATGCTGAAATTGCCGTGGAGACCAAACGGTTGCTGGCGGAACTGAATAACGAGTGGCTGCGGCAATTGGTCCGTCAACGTATGGAATTCAGAACACTGGTAGCGGCATTGCGGCGGCGCAGACGTGGAGAGTCTGCACCGGATCTGAATGCAGATTGGGGTTTTGGCCGTTGGCTGGGTGTGATCCACAGAAACTGGAGTGAACCCGGCTTCAGCCTGGAACGCGCCTTCCCCTGGGTGCTGGAGGCGAACCGGCTGTTACGGGAGGAGGACCACCTGGGGCTGGAGCGGCTCCTGCTGGGAGAGCAGTGGCGCAGCCTGGATCAACAGGGCGAGGGCCACTACTTTGATTTTGAGGCGGTAGTGGCCTATGTGCTGAAATGGGGCATCATGGATCGCTGGTCCAGCTATCATGGTGAAGGGGCTGTGCGGCGTTTTGAAAACGTATTGGACGCTGCAGTAGGAGAGTATGCGCAAATGTTTGCGTGA
- a CDS encoding bifunctional (p)ppGpp synthetase/guanosine-3',5'-bis(diphosphate) 3'-pyrophosphohydrolase, whose amino-acid sequence MSDELLHRARVFAIEAHGGQRYGDKPYIYHLDQVAGLVESYGNDAQIIGYLHDVVEDTPVNRFEVAEVFGHFVGACVEIVTDEPGRTREERKRKTNQKMCRVSGSHELALVVKAADRLANVTACITERNGHLLERYLREQAVFRSAVYRKGLCDDIWSRISECLKA is encoded by the coding sequence ATGAGTGACGAGCTGCTACATAGGGCGAGAGTGTTTGCCATTGAGGCGCATGGAGGGCAGCGCTATGGCGATAAACCCTATATCTATCACCTGGATCAGGTGGCAGGGCTTGTCGAGTCCTATGGAAATGATGCTCAGATTATAGGCTACCTGCACGACGTGGTTGAAGATACACCGGTGAACCGCTTCGAAGTGGCGGAGGTGTTTGGCCACTTTGTTGGTGCTTGTGTGGAGATTGTCACCGACGAGCCGGGACGTACCAGGGAGGAGAGGAAGCGAAAAACCAACCAGAAGATGTGCCGCGTGAGCGGTAGCCATGAACTGGCGCTCGTGGTGAAGGCGGCGGACAGGCTGGCGAATGTTACTGCATGTATAACGGAAAGAAATGGCCATTTGCTGGAAAGGTATCTCCGGGAGCAGGCCGTTTTCAGATCAGCTGTCTACCGCAAGGGACTGTGTGATGATATCTGGTCTCGCATCAGCGAATGTCTCAAGGCATGA